One Fundulus heteroclitus isolate FHET01 chromosome 11, MU-UCD_Fhet_4.1, whole genome shotgun sequence DNA segment encodes these proteins:
- the dynll2b gene encoding dynein, light chain, LC8-type 2b, with product MSDKKAVIKNADMSDEMQQDAVDCAMQAMEKYNIEKDIAAYVKKEFDKKYNPTWHCIVGRNFGSYVTHETKHFIYFYLGQVAILLFKSG from the exons ATGTCGGACAAGAAGGCAGTGATCAAAAATGCAGACATGTCTGATGAAATGCAGCAGGATGCAGTGGACTGTGCCATGCAGGCGATGGAGAAGTATAACATAGAGAAGGATATTGCTGCCTATGTTAAAAAG GAGTTTGACAAGAAGTACAACCCAACGTGGCACTGCATCGTTGGCAGAAACTTCGGTAGCTACGTGACACACGAAACCAAACACTTCATCTACTTCTACCTGGGTCAGGTGGCTATTCTGCTGTTCAAGTCGGGCTAA
- the heatr6 gene encoding HEAT repeat-containing protein 6, giving the protein MSASNGVLAPAPGRPAFPAPPSVALSAEAAPFTPGGPDGSPLASLSDAERQFSRCAARLRALRPDCGQLREELNQLFDQLLSENYNRRCELPITIRPEDVCLLLKHATALVPLSQEHLVVKFCQLVHHLLNQLKVIMDEQTLEVLVNYTANALKQCSTWTHSDVLLAFSTVVYGNGSQCHQLVSDLLREDGVILQYSSPSQPNIELRHVALTCMANICLRIPGQPPLDDQYRSVCFRLFLKTLQTPKPANTDDLFYCMIIQAALKGLQFCLSGGKWKFGVGEELGSVLAALKRLMFQGAAGLSVDWPAVLYPAPLSQYETLSPPKPAEPPKASKEADKTGKPSGKKKRKSKGKGKKTKTEESRLEEEEEEDKEAVPELHRGEGDAEILPKQPSLLLYPSWKLNSSESEFSDLEGNAQSKLRVYQCRVRQLALHCMLAAVKAVERRSLYGYWSSFIPDSPAVGPPSLTLLTIILKDPSPKVRLCALQVLSAILDGSRQFLAAAEDTASPRTSYTPFSFMLATAIRELHRGLSLALLAETSSQTLTQVIKCQAFLVANAPYHRLRPGLLSLLWKQIRPYVRHRHVTVRGAVLRLYGAIVTAQAPLPEVQLLLQQPDSPSSSGVSGSVTPQDSALSWRHRNGAASPARTPAASSQQNSRTHSPHLPRTPREEEEEEEKASSPWLLRLCVSLVTQPREEQSDSEGAGGGAALEPSPVRLEALQVLSHLVRGYFPLVQSSVCQIGQVSAQCLGETDHSIQLHSAKLLEEFGAGIIQQYRAENNVPEGSRIPVDQVVRFWSAVLSGPLNAALQNEQHPTLQASACDTLASILPQAFAQLPDKTQLMCITVLLGLTYLENYLVKTAAVRALGVYVLFPCLREDVMFVADTANIILAALDDQSTNIRAKAAWSLGNLTDTLIINMENMGVDFQEELSDMLLLKMLQAATRAAADRDKVKCNAVRALGNLLHFMRHSQMTRPVFQRPLEEAVRALVKTVQSEATMKVRWNACYALGNAFRNPSLPLETAPWSQDAFTALCHVVTSCKNFKVRIKSAAALAVPAQRGCYGDPKRFGCVWRSLATALENSEDAVDFLEYRYCASLRHTLSEALLHLLSLSQQQDMSELSASLAGEEGGGIKEHLIRYLKAEEGEGKTREDEAGEERSSGEESSHPQQRMGRLQQTLVRLKSLEVEEGGKEEKEVVVNFLEDLLKVCGPGPFNE; this is encoded by the exons ATGTCGGCCTCCAACGGGGTGTTAGCACCGGCTCCCGGCCGTCCTGCCTTCCCCGCTCCCCCCTCGGTGGCTCTGTCCGCCGAAGCCGCTCCGTTCACCCCCGGAGGTCCGGACGGCTCGCCGCTAGCTTCTCTGTCGGACGCGGAGAGACAGTTTTCTCGCTGCGCCGCCAGGCTCCGCGCCCTGCGGCCGGACTGCGGCCAGCTGAGGGAGGAGCTCAACCAGCTGTTTGACCAGCTGCTGTCGGAGAACTACAACAGGAGGTGTGAGCTCCCCATCACCATCCGACCGGAG GACGTGTGTCTCCTGCTGAAGCACGCCACCGCTCTGGTGCCGCTGAGCCAAGAACATTTAGTTGTTAAATTCTGTCAATTAGTCCATCACCTCCTCAATCAGCTGAAG GTAATAATGGACGAACAGACTCTGGAAGTTCTGGTAAACTACACCGCCAATGCCCTGAAACAATGCAGCACGTGGACCCACTCGGATGTCCTCCTGGCATTTTCCACAGTAGTGTACGGGAACGGATCTCAGTGCCACCAG CTCGTCAGTGACTTGCTGCGTGAGGACGGAGTCATTCTGCAGTACAGCTCCCCGTCTCAGCCAAACATTGAGCTGCGCCATGTTGCCCTCACCTGCATGGCCAACATCTGCCTCAG GATTCCTGGTCAGCCGCCTTTGGACGATCAGTACAGAAGCGTTTGTTTCAGACTCTTCCTGAAGACACTGCAGACACCCAAACCTGCCAACACCGACGATCTCTTCTACTGCATG ATCATCCAGGCTGCTCTGAAGGGACTCCAGTTCTGTCTCTCAGGTGGGAAGTGGAAGTTCGGGGTAGGAGAGGAGCTTGGATCTGTCCTGGCTGCCCTGAAG AGGCTCATGTTCCAGGGAGCGGCTGGTTTGAGTGTCGACTGGCCGGCGGTGCTTTACCCCGCGCCTCTCTCCCAGTACGAAACTCTCTCTCCACCAAAGCCTGCCGAACCACCCAAAGCGTCAAAAGAGGCGGATAAAACAGGGAAACCTTCAGGA aagaaaaagaggaaatccaAAGGAAAGGGAAAGAAGACGAAAACTGAGGAGAGCAGattggaggaggaagaggaggaggataaGGAAGCTGTGCCTGAACTCCACAGAGGGGAAGGAGATGCAGAGATTTTACCCAAACAACCCTCCTTGCTTCTCTACCCATCCTGGAAGCTGAACAGCTCAGAATCAGAGTTTTCAGACCTTGAGGGAAATGCACAGAGCAAGTTAAG AGTTTACCAGTGCCGTGTCCGTCAGCTGGCGCTGCACTGCATGCTAGCAGCGGTGAAAGCTGTTGAGAGGAGGAGCCTGTATGGATACTGGTCCTCTTTCATCCCCGACTCTCCTGCTGTCGGGCCTCCATCTCTTACTCTCCTcacaattattttaaaggaCCCCTCACCAAAG GTGCGACTGTGTGCGCTTCAGGTGCTGTCGGCCATCTTGGACGGCTCCCGGCAGTTCCTGGCCGCGGCTGAAGACACGGCGTCCCCTCGCACGTCTTACACCCCGTTCTCCTTCATGCTGGCTACGGCCATCAGAGAGCTGCACCGCGGCCTCAGCCTGGCCCTTCTGGCCGAGACGTCCTCTCAAACGCTCACGCAGGTCATAAAG TGCCAGGCGTTCCTGGTGGCCAACGCTCCCTACCATCGCCTCAGACCTGGTCTGCTAAGCCTGCTCTGGAAGCAGATTCGTCCTTACGTGCGTCACCGAC ACGTGACCGTACGCGGGGCTGTGTTGAGACTGTATGGGGCCATAGTAACCGCTCAGGCCCCGCTCCCCGAGGTGCAGCTTCTCCTCCAGCAGCCAGACAGTCCCAGCAGCAGCGGCGTCTCCGGCTCCGTGACGCCGCAGGACTCCGCTCTCAGCTGGAGACACAGGAACGGAGCCGCTTCGCCTGCTCGCACACCGGCAGCATCCTCCCAACAGAACTCGCGCACACACTCCCCCCACCTTCCTCGCACCcccagagaggaggaggaggaggaggagaaggcgTCGTCGCCGTGGCTGCTGAGGCTCTGCGTCTCCCTGGTGACTCAGCCCAGAGAGGAGCAGTCAGACAGCGAGGGAGCTGGAGGCGGTGCCGCTTTAGAGCCCTCTCCTGTTCGACTAGAAGCCCTGCAG GTGTTGTCCCACCTGGTTCGGGGTTATTTTCCCCTTGTTCAGTCAAGTGTGTGCCAGATTGGGCAGGTGAGCGCTCAGTGCCTTGGGGAGACGGACCACTCCATCCAGCTACACAGCGCAAAG ctactaGAGGAGTTTGGTGCTGGCATAATCCAACAGTACAGAGCTGAGAACAATGTTCCTGAAGGCTCCAGGATTCCTGTAGACCAA GTGGTGCGGTTCTGGTCGGCGGTGCTGAGCGGGCCGCTGAACGCAGCGCTGCAAAACGAACAACATCCCACGCTGCAGGCCAGTGCCTGTGACACGCTCGCCTCCATCCTCCCACAGGCCTTTGCCCAGCTGCCT GATAAAACTCAGCTGATGTGCATCACCGTGCTGCTGGGCCTGACCTACCTGGAGAACTATCTGGTGAAGACGGCGGCCGTCAGGGCTCTGGGAGTTTACGTGCTCTTCCCGTGTTTGAGAGAG GATGTCATGTTCGTGGCGGATACTGCGAACATTATCCTCGCCGCCCTTGATGACCAATCGACAAACATCCGAGCAAAGGCCGCCTGGTCCCTCGGGAACCTCACAGACACCCTCATCATTAATAT GGAGAACATGGGTGTGGATTTCCAGGAGGAGTTGTCCGACATGCTTCTGCTGAAGATGCTGCAGGCGGCAACTCGAGCAGCTGCAGACAGAGACAAG GTGAAGTGCAACGCGGTGCGAGCGCTTGGCAATCTGCTTCATTTCATGCGGCACAGTCAGATGACTCGGCCCGTCTTTCAGCGCCCTCTGGAAGAGGCGGTCCGAGCTCTGGTCAAAACCGTCCAATCAGAAGCTACGATGAAAGTCAGGTGGAACGCCTGTTACGCCTTAGGAAATGCGTTCAGAAATCCCTCCCTGCCGCTCG AGACAGCGCCGTGGTCTCAGGATGCGTTCACCGCCCTCTGCCACGTGGTGACCTCCTGCAAGAACTTCAAGGTGCGCATCAAGTCTGCGGCCGCCCTCGCCGTCCCAGCGCAGCGCGGCTGCTACGGCGACCCGAAGCGCTTCGGCTGCGTGTGGCGCTCTCTGGCTACGGCCCTTGAAAACAGCGAAGACGCCGTGGACTTCCTGGAGTACCGCTACTGCGCCAGCCTCCGGCACACGCTCTCAGAGGCGCTCCTGCACCTGCTCAGCCTCAGCCAGCAGCAGGACATGTCTGAACTCAGCGCGTCATTGGCTGGGGAGGAGGGCGGGGGCATTAAAGAGCATTTAATCAGGTATCTTAAAGCGGAGGAAGGAGAGGGAAAAACCAGAGAAGATGAAGcgggagaggagaggagctcTGGGGAGGAGAGTAGCCACCCACAGCAGAGAATGGGTAGACTCCAGCAGACGCTTGTCAGACTTAAGAGcctggaggtggaggagggagggaaggaggagaaggaggtgGTGGTTAATTTCCTGGAGGATCTCTTAAAAGTATGTGGTCCTGGCCCCTTTAAtgagtaa
- the srsf1b gene encoding serine/arginine-rich splicing factor 1B → MSGGFARGPTGSNDCRIYVGNLPPDIRSKDVEDLFYKYGSVRDIDLKNRRGGPPFAFVQFEDPRDAEDAVYGRDGYDYDGYRLRVEFPRSGRGGGGGGGGGGGGGGGMGPSRNRYGPPSRRSENRVVVSGLPQTGSWQDLKDHMREAGDVCYADVFRDGTGVVEFVRKEDMTYAVRKLDNTKFRSHEGETAYIRVKMDGNRSPSYGRSRSRSRSRSRSKSRSRSYSPRRSRGSPQYSPRRSRSRSRT, encoded by the exons ATGTCCGGAGGATTCGCTCGAGGACCCACGGGGAGCAACGACTGTCGCATATACGTGGGAAACCTTCCCCCAGACATCCGCTCCAAAGACGTCGAAGACTTGTTCTACAAATACGGGTCCGTCCGCGACATCGACCTGAAGAACCGCAGAGGAGGACCGCCGTTCGCCTTCGTTCAGTTCGAGGACCCGAG ggACGCTGAGGATGCTGTGTACGGGCGAGATGGTTATGATTACGACGGCTATCGGCTGCGTGTGGAGTTTCCGAGAAGCGGGAGGGGAGGTGGCGGTGGAGGAGGGGGTGGCGGCGGCGGAGGTGGAGGCATGGGGCCGTCAAGGAACCGGTACGGTCCCCCGTCCCGGCGCTCAGAGAACAGAGTGGTTGTGTCAG GTCTTCCCCAAACCGGAAGCTGGCAGGACCTGAAGGACCACATGCGGGAGGCAGGTGATGTATGTTACGCCGATGTCTTCCGCGATGGCACAGGTGTGGTGGAGTTTGTGCGCAAAGAAGACATGACGTACGCTGTGCGTAAATTGGATAACACCAAGTTTCGTTCCCACGAG GGGGAGACGGCCTACATTCGCGTGAAGATGGACGGCAATCGCAGCCCCAGCTACGGCCGCTCTCGCTCCCGGAGCCGCAGCAGAAGCCGGAGCAAGAGCCGATCCCGCAGCTACTCCCCGCGCCGCAGCCGAGGATCGCCCCAGTACTCGCCGCGTCGCTCCCGCTCCCGCTCTCGCACCTAG